The bacterium genome has a window encoding:
- a CDS encoding response regulator, producing MSNIHQTKILVVDDDPDIREAIKLTLDSIAYNVIEAENGTRAMELVIAEEPDLVILDLMMPGISGLEVCKKLKESALTSHLPILMLTAKNQVDDKIKGLAIGADEYLAKPFEPLELEARVKALIRQVRRDLYANPMTKLPGNVAIERELQTLIEVKKQFAFAYVDIDNFKAYNDTYGYASGDSIIKLTARAIIDNVKNFGNPDDFVGHIGGDDFVFITTPDKIENICQKLIRTFDELAPLQYNSEDRKNGFIITKDRQGNIRKFPLITISIAIITNENLDITHHVQVSERAAELKNHLKTLQGSNYLKERRQIKV from the coding sequence ATGAGCAATATACATCAAACTAAAATCCTTGTCGTGGATGATGACCCCGATATAAGAGAAGCTATCAAGCTTACGCTGGATTCTATCGCTTATAACGTCATTGAAGCGGAAAACGGCACCAGGGCAATGGAATTGGTGATTGCTGAAGAACCTGACCTTGTTATTCTGGACCTGATGATGCCCGGTATAAGCGGCTTGGAAGTCTGTAAAAAATTAAAAGAAAGCGCCCTGACATCACATTTACCAATATTAATGCTCACGGCTAAAAACCAGGTGGATGATAAAATAAAAGGGCTGGCTATCGGTGCAGATGAATATCTGGCAAAACCGTTTGAACCGCTTGAATTGGAGGCGAGGGTCAAAGCACTTATCCGGCAGGTAAGAAGAGATTTATATGCGAACCCGATGACCAAACTGCCGGGAAACGTTGCTATTGAAAGAGAACTCCAGACTTTAATCGAAGTTAAAAAACAATTCGCGTTTGCTTACGTGGACATAGATAATTTTAAAGCTTATAATGACACTTACGGGTATGCTTCCGGAGATTCTATAATCAAACTCACGGCAAGGGCCATCATTGACAATGTTAAAAATTTCGGGAATCCCGATGATTTTGTCGGGCATATCGGCGGAGACGATTTTGTTTTCATCACAACACCTGACAAGATAGAAAATATCTGCCAGAAACTGATCCGGACATTTGATGAGTTAGCCCCTTTACAATATAACAGCGAAGACAGGAAAAACGGCTTTATCATTACAAAAGACCGCCAGGGTAATATAAGAAAATTCCCGCTTATAACAATTTCCATTGCAATTATTACAAATGAAAATCTTGATATTACCCATCATGTTCAGGTAAGTGAACGCGCCGCGGAATTAAAAAATCATTTAAAGACCCTCCAGGGGAGTAATTATCTTAAAGAACGGCGGCAAATTAAAGTTTAA